tcatGTACAACTTACCTTTGAATACCTTTTccaaataattcattttattgATGTTGTCATACGTTAAACAGctactatttatatattcctCGTCAATTTCTTCACGTAGCCTGtcttgtattttttcattCAGAGCCAGCTCATAAAGCGCGTTAGCCATCGTTGTCGATGAAGTTTCGAAACCAgcagcaaaaaatataaaagcttGAGCAGCTATGAAACTGTTAGTAAAATCTAAAATGTGAGTTATCTttcattattgtaaataataatatatctgtTCTAAAtctaacaatatataaaattgcgattattttaattattaaatgattatcataagttttctttagaaattataaaacaaaaaattaaaaaatttaaatgtatacaaaattctggaaaagatattttttcaatatttctgaagttgtccaattttcatattaaaaaaattaataacattttctaaaaaggtaaaaaagatcaaatttatatagaacctctaaaaaaattctgaaattaatttacaaattctaaaaaattatacaaaaaattgtgagaaaaatttgtgttatggttaatgtaaaatttaacattttactttattgtgatttacagaatttttgattttttgaatttacTCAAATATATTGTTAGTTTAAATATAGTTCTCcgacttaaaaataaaaaaaataaaaacaaaggcAAACAATATTTACTAATATCGTTCATTTTATCTgcatgtttctttaatttgcGTAGCATATCAATAAAGTCATGTCTAAcgatattattcttttctctgTTGTCCATAGTGTCCACGACAAGTCGTGTAAAGAATTTAGTGACTTCTGTGTCCGGCAAAATGTAACCAAGAATATCGTAGAACCACGgtgaaaaatgtttgattttgGTTCGTAACAAATCTGTCCAGggttgataaaatatattttttcctattCTGCGAAATTCATTATTCTCGGTCGACAGCGAATTTATTTCGATGCCGAAGGCGCAGGTACCAATAACATCAGTCGTATATTTAGCCATTAGTTCAAGACATTCTATAGGCTCATTCTTGTTAactattttttctgtataatcTACAAGATGGTCGGCGCACTCTGAGATCAttgaaaacatttcttttagtTTACGGGATGTAAAAATAGGAGATAGTTTCATCCGTAAAGGTCGCcatctttttaattctaaGTTGAAAAGATTTTGCGACAGCGGTTCAGCCtgtaatatgatataaaacaaaataataatctactaatttaataatttagtttaatatcaaatcctacaattacaaaaacttatttgaaatttcttgaaataaacTCATGATTTTTGTTaagtaatttcattattaaagaagatatattaaaggtatataaacatatatcaaaaattttctaaaaaacaattaaattaaaaaaaaatagcttaTTCGTACCTTGTCGTGAACGGTGACTACTCTGTTGGCGAAAGTGGAGAAgtctttgataaaaatatttttaattaaatcaggATCTTTTACGATAAGAATAGGTgtcttcataaaaaatattccaatCAATGATTCATTTTCGTAATCGTTGTATAGTTTTCTCAAATAATTACCCAAAGTTATTTTTccgaataaaacattttttacagtgCCAAATCCCGGCATTGGTCGTGGACCACGAATGCCACGTGATTTCCAAAAGTCGAAGGTTGACgtgaagaaataataaaatatgagaaaGACCACGGTGATACTGcacaatatttgatataattccATTTTCCTGCGTTTTCCTTGATAATTGTTTGAGCTAACTCGGTAATACAAGACTGCTTTAAACCACTACACGTTATATGCATCGCAACATAAgccgaaatattaatttgcaatacAATTCtcgttttatatttgtgtaaattacatgcaccattaaaaaattatttttattgttttttgagGAAACAgttataaatactatttttgaAGCGAGAAACTGtctaaaatgtaatgtattacCGCTTTTCGTACATTAATACCTGTAGTAAATagctaattaaaatgtaaaaaactaGATAATATCTAAGTAGATACTGTTATCATACGCAAAggatttgaatttaatatatattttgttaaataaagttttacgcttgtgtataaataaaaagaacgataatgcagtttaaataattgaacaaaaaatcaaataaagacaaatttaaaaaattaaattaaaaagaattttgtaaaagtttgagcagaataagttttataataaattaaataaaagttgtaaaagcaacaataaaaaaacagtattttatattaatcacaCTAATAATACAcggtatgtatatatagaacctgtatgttatatatgtatatatagattaaaattgctgttttttttttgaaaattttataatatctaaaaacaaagtttttaaatctatgtgtgtgtatgtgtgtatcaaacgctttaataaatataaaattttatctaacaaATGTTTACAAAACCACAAAGTATGCGATattttagagatttaattgttaaataagcTTTTTAAGTCATATTAAGGGGTAACATCACAGTAGAgccataattttaaagtataaatttggCGATTTTTCATAggcgtataataaaaaaagtagaaaatctgtttaaagatttttattttatatactttaaagaataaaacaaatttttaaataattattttattacaaaatggtGGCGCTACTGGAATGAAAATCACTTCTCGCAAAAGGTGCTCTGCGGCCGGAAAGGtaattcttgtattttttaagctga
This genomic window from Monomorium pharaonis isolate MP-MQ-018 chromosome 8, ASM1337386v2, whole genome shotgun sequence contains:
- the LOC118644159 gene encoding cytochrome P450 6j1-like; this translates as MELYQILCSITVVFLIFYYFFTSTFDFWKSRGIRGPRPMPGFGTVKNVLFGKITLGNYLRKLYNDYENESLIGIFFMKTPILIVKDPDLIKNIFIKDFSTFANRVVTVHDKAEPLSQNLFNLELKRWRPLRMKLSPIFTSRKLKEMFSMISECADHLVDYTEKIVNKNEPIECLELMAKYTTDVIGTCAFGIEINSLSTENNEFRRIGKNIFYQPWTDLLRTKIKHFSPWFYDILGYILPDTEVTKFFTRLVVDTMDNREKNNIVRHDFIDMLRKLKKHADKMNDINFTNSFIAAQAFIFFAAGFETSSTTMANALYELALNEKIQDRLREEIDEEYINSSCLTYDNINKMNYLEKVFKETLRKYPPSLFFTRKSQSSYTFNGINVSIPENQIIWIPVLALQRDPHIYPEPDVFDPERFNEEAVQNRHPMFFLSFGDGPRNCIGARFAIYQVKIGLIKILRNYKVEPCEKTEIPYNLNEKTFIISPKNGIHLKITKINRT